One part of the bacterium genome encodes these proteins:
- a CDS encoding tetratricopeptide repeat protein has product MFANKIFRARYFLAAAAFAAAAYGDVIEDIEADIAADPDNADLYVELAMEYEYANDWREAVDAYLMALALVPNDADVHFRLAEVYFAVDKLEPAIDEYRKAVALDEGLKKAYYQMGRAYLGSRRYDEAVTALEKYVEVSPYDFNGLWFLGRALEKVGRKKDALERYEEILDYSTGAYAAVGKIGVFGTSDDLAAYVRKLEKEVYGE; this is encoded by the coding sequence ATGTTTGCGAATAAAATTTTTCGGGCGAGGTACTTCTTAGCGGCGGCGGCTTTCGCGGCCGCGGCGTACGGCGACGTTATCGAGGACATCGAAGCCGACATCGCCGCCGACCCGGATAACGCCGACCTGTACGTCGAGCTCGCGATGGAATATGAGTACGCGAACGATTGGCGGGAGGCCGTGGACGCGTACCTGATGGCGCTGGCGCTCGTGCCCAACGACGCCGACGTACACTTCCGGCTGGCGGAGGTATACTTCGCCGTCGACAAGCTCGAGCCGGCGATAGACGAGTACCGTAAGGCCGTCGCCCTCGACGAAGGCCTCAAGAAGGCCTACTATCAGATGGGGCGCGCGTACCTCGGCTCGAGAAGGTACGACGAGGCCGTAACCGCGCTCGAGAAATACGTGGAGGTTTCTCCCTACGATTTCAACGGCCTGTGGTTTCTGGGACGCGCGTTGGAGAAGGTGGGGCGAAAAAAGGACGCGCTGGAGCGATACGAGGAGATATTGGACTACAGCACGGGTGCGTACGCCGCCGTGGGCAAGATAGGCGTCTTCGGAACCAGCGACGACCTCGCCGCGTACGTGCGCAAACTGGAGAAGGAAGTCTACGGAGAATAA
- the rpsB gene encoding 30S ribosomal protein S2 has protein sequence MFDVSMKQLLEAGVHFGHQTRRWNPKMRKYIFAERNGIYIIDLQKTLRLLEEAYEFASDTARGGGRALFVGTKKQAQAAVEEEATRAGAFYVTTRWLGGTLTNFETIKMNIERLKTIEAMGEDGSLAKYNKKERLGFQKEKDRLTRLYEGIRDMRRLPQIVFLIDPRREAIALREANRLGIPVVALVDTNCDPDPVDHVIPGNDDAIRSIRIMASTIATGVVDGRAEATEGAEGAEGGGVVAEEAPGAGAYVSPEK, from the coding sequence ATGTTCGACGTTTCGATGAAGCAACTGCTGGAGGCCGGCGTACACTTCGGCCACCAAACGCGCCGTTGGAACCCGAAGATGCGTAAGTACATCTTCGCGGAGCGCAACGGCATTTATATTATAGATTTACAGAAGACGCTGCGTCTGTTGGAGGAAGCGTACGAATTCGCCAGCGATACGGCGCGCGGCGGCGGCCGGGCGCTGTTCGTGGGGACGAAGAAGCAGGCTCAGGCCGCGGTAGAGGAGGAGGCGACGCGCGCCGGCGCCTTCTACGTAACCACTCGCTGGCTCGGCGGTACGCTCACCAATTTCGAGACCATAAAGATGAACATCGAACGCCTCAAGACGATCGAGGCCATGGGCGAGGACGGTTCGCTGGCGAAGTACAATAAAAAGGAGCGCCTCGGGTTCCAGAAGGAGAAGGACCGCCTTACCAGGTTGTACGAAGGCATCCGCGACATGCGACGCCTGCCGCAGATAGTTTTCCTGATCGACCCCCGGCGGGAAGCCATAGCGTTGCGGGAGGCCAACCGCCTCGGCATACCGGTGGTGGCGCTGGTGGATACCAACTGCGACCCGGACCCGGTGGACCACGTCATCCCCGGCAACGACGACGCCATACGTTCTATCCGCATCATGGCCTCCACCATCGCGACCGGCGTCGTCGACGGCCGCGCCGAGGCCACCGAGGGCGCGGAGGGCGCCGAGGGCGGGGGAGTCGTGGCGGAAGAAGCGCCCGGCGCCGGGGCGTACGTAAGCCCCGAGAAGTAG
- a CDS encoding phosphatidate cytidylyltransferase, translating to MLAVRILTAALWVPVHLVILIWGRPYHFLIYLEAIALVALVETFQLLEAGGRRPHRLAAVAAGVAFLAAVAYRPAISLWAAAALVVAVLLVPVFRRGTAGALADAGATLFAFAYVPALLAFLMLVRVLPAGVELLLIFFITIWAVDVAAYFVGRAVGRRRLAPNISPGKTVAGAVGGAVVGLVMPLALAKLFFAGAGLGWLGALAAGAALAAGDLVGDLAESALKRDAGVKDSGGVLPGHGGVLDRFDAVLFCAPLFFGVLVLVGRVG from the coding sequence ATGTTGGCGGTCCGCATCTTGACGGCGGCGCTGTGGGTACCGGTGCACCTGGTGATCTTGATATGGGGTCGGCCTTACCACTTCTTGATTTATCTGGAGGCTATAGCGCTGGTAGCGCTTGTCGAGACGTTTCAGCTACTGGAGGCCGGGGGCCGGCGGCCCCACCGCCTAGCCGCGGTCGCGGCCGGCGTCGCGTTCCTGGCGGCCGTAGCGTACCGGCCGGCGATATCGCTCTGGGCCGCGGCGGCGCTGGTGGTGGCGGTGCTTTTGGTCCCGGTGTTCCGGCGCGGCACCGCGGGCGCGCTGGCCGACGCCGGCGCCACGCTCTTCGCCTTCGCGTACGTGCCGGCGCTGCTCGCGTTTTTGATGCTGGTGCGGGTCCTTCCCGCCGGCGTGGAGCTGTTGTTGATTTTCTTTATAACGATATGGGCGGTAGACGTCGCGGCGTACTTCGTAGGCCGGGCGGTGGGGCGCCGTCGCCTCGCGCCCAACATAAGCCCGGGCAAGACCGTGGCCGGGGCCGTGGGCGGCGCCGTCGTGGGCTTGGTGATGCCGCTCGCGCTGGCCAAGCTCTTCTTCGCCGGCGCGGGCCTGGGTTGGCTCGGCGCGCTGGCGGCGGGCGCGGCCCTCGCGGCCGGCGACCTCGTCGGCGACCTGGCCGAGTCGGCGCTCAAGCGTGACGCCGGCGTCAAGGACAGCGGCGGCGTCCTGCCGGGGCACGGCGGCGTGCTGGACCGCTTCGACGCCGTGTTATTCTGCGCGCCGCTCTTCTTCGGCGTCCTGGTGCTGGTGGGGCGGGTCGGTTAA
- a CDS encoding N-6 DNA methylase, whose protein sequence is MAAPDTIKKLVDDFERLKGGPAPDSFDEAQLGTTYVEPFWEALGWAVRDPREVVKEKRVHLRASTRSADYCFQLARKPQFIVEAKDYRKRLDDADFIFQTKRYGYNLPVDFGVLTNFAGFRLFDTGLEPVYENRARGLFKKFDLPYTEYEERWDELAAVFSREAVAAGALRELLPKARRTRNKEALDRKFFERLNEWRAELARNVALRNKDLGVHDINEAVQRILDRAIFMRVIEDRGIEATELLLDALNRWKVEKEKDLYRYVVDKFRYLEPQYNGELFYKHFSEDLMVDDKQLRDFIESLYYPKCPYQFNVVGVEMLGTVYERFLGSEIRLTPSHRAVVEPKPEVRKAGGVYYTPRYIVDYIVENTVGELLKKCKTPAAAAKLKILDPACGSGSFLLGAFRRLIDWHEDYFTANPEKIGKGLAAACWRDADEEKYRLTARFKGQILVNNIFGVDIDDQACEVTRMSLYLKLLEDVDAQFLMKTALLPPLDANVKCGNSLIGSDYFDVGQTFLSVDEDERRCVNPFDWEVEFEEIMKAGGFDAVIGNPPYLNLTVGTCRHDILTYYDKNYGSYRAAQSKNLFGLFIERMLGLLNRSGLFSFIVPEGLARTRSYKKVREIIHSEGSLKNILIFDKFVFEEAYIGSLVFVVTKNDKKETYIVERLNSDFEIDKSFRMDYSYLKASPDLMWNTEPETGGSLLVKRIGGVFPPAENLFNFYKGMVVKDRRNHLRKVPKERDLPFLLGNSLKRYYLEYKDYTSYDELTIVGGTKVLSKHMECPRLLVRRTGDFLCVSYTEDPQLVESTIYIVAGPKRRELLYYLGLFNSRLLTFVVRQRMITNPQAFPQILMTDLKELPFKVINPSVPADVARHDKMVALVEEMLELHKRLAAAKSDADKQRLQRAIAATDRKIDALVYVLYGLTEEEIRVVETGK, encoded by the coding sequence ATGGCGGCGCCCGATACAATAAAAAAACTCGTCGACGACTTCGAACGCCTGAAGGGAGGGCCCGCGCCGGATAGCTTCGACGAGGCCCAGCTCGGCACGACGTACGTCGAGCCCTTCTGGGAAGCGCTCGGGTGGGCGGTTCGCGACCCGCGCGAGGTCGTGAAGGAAAAACGCGTACACCTCCGCGCCTCGACCAGGAGCGCCGACTACTGCTTTCAACTCGCGCGCAAGCCGCAGTTCATCGTCGAGGCCAAAGACTACCGCAAACGCCTCGACGACGCAGATTTCATTTTCCAAACCAAACGTTACGGTTATAACTTGCCGGTGGATTTCGGCGTCCTCACCAACTTCGCCGGGTTCCGCCTCTTCGACACCGGCCTGGAGCCCGTATACGAGAACCGGGCCCGCGGCCTGTTTAAAAAGTTCGACCTACCGTATACCGAATACGAGGAACGGTGGGACGAGCTCGCCGCGGTGTTCTCGCGGGAGGCCGTCGCCGCCGGCGCCCTGCGCGAGCTACTCCCCAAGGCCCGCCGCACCCGCAATAAGGAAGCCCTCGACCGGAAGTTCTTCGAACGGCTTAACGAGTGGCGCGCGGAGCTCGCCCGCAACGTCGCCCTCCGCAATAAGGACCTCGGCGTTCACGACATCAACGAGGCCGTTCAGCGCATCCTCGACCGCGCGATCTTCATGCGCGTAATCGAGGACCGCGGCATCGAGGCCACCGAGCTCCTCCTCGACGCGTTGAACCGGTGGAAGGTGGAAAAAGAAAAAGACCTCTACCGCTACGTCGTAGACAAGTTCCGGTACCTCGAGCCGCAGTACAACGGCGAGTTGTTCTACAAGCATTTCTCCGAGGACTTAATGGTAGACGACAAGCAGCTTCGCGATTTCATAGAATCCCTCTACTACCCCAAGTGCCCGTACCAGTTCAACGTCGTCGGCGTCGAGATGCTGGGGACGGTCTACGAGCGGTTCCTCGGCTCCGAGATAAGACTTACGCCTTCGCACCGTGCGGTCGTTGAACCCAAGCCGGAGGTCCGCAAGGCCGGCGGCGTCTACTACACCCCCAGGTACATAGTCGACTACATCGTCGAGAACACCGTCGGCGAGTTGCTCAAGAAGTGCAAGACGCCGGCGGCGGCCGCGAAGCTCAAGATACTGGACCCGGCCTGCGGCTCCGGCTCGTTCCTGCTGGGCGCCTTCCGGCGCCTCATCGACTGGCACGAGGATTACTTCACCGCGAACCCGGAAAAAATCGGCAAGGGTTTGGCGGCGGCGTGTTGGCGCGACGCCGACGAGGAGAAATATCGCCTTACGGCCAGGTTCAAGGGGCAAATCCTCGTCAACAACATCTTCGGCGTGGACATAGACGACCAGGCGTGCGAGGTCACGCGGATGTCGCTGTACCTCAAGTTATTGGAGGACGTCGACGCCCAGTTCCTGATGAAGACGGCGCTCCTGCCGCCGCTCGACGCCAACGTCAAGTGCGGCAACTCGCTGATAGGGTCCGACTATTTCGACGTGGGACAGACATTCCTGTCTGTCGACGAGGACGAGCGCCGCTGCGTCAACCCGTTCGACTGGGAAGTGGAGTTCGAGGAGATAATGAAGGCCGGCGGTTTCGACGCGGTGATCGGGAACCCGCCGTATTTGAATTTAACCGTTGGTACGTGTAGACACGACATATTGACTTACTACGATAAAAACTACGGGAGTTACCGCGCGGCCCAATCGAAAAATTTATTCGGGCTATTTATAGAAAGGATGCTTGGTTTACTTAATAGAAGTGGTTTATTTTCGTTTATTGTACCAGAAGGCTTAGCGAGAACACGTAGTTATAAAAAAGTAAGGGAGATTATTCATTCCGAAGGGTCGCTTAAAAACATATTAATATTCGATAAGTTCGTATTCGAAGAAGCCTATATAGGTAGTTTGGTTTTCGTTGTTACGAAAAACGATAAAAAAGAAACTTATATCGTAGAAAGATTAAATAGCGATTTCGAAATAGATAAATCTTTTAGGATGGACTATTCATATTTAAAAGCGTCCCCGGACCTTATGTGGAATACGGAACCTGAAACCGGAGGTTCGTTACTAGTAAAAAGAATTGGGGGTGTTTTTCCCCCCGCCGAAAACCTATTTAATTTTTACAAGGGTATGGTTGTTAAAGACCGCCGGAACCACCTCCGCAAAGTACCTAAAGAAAGAGACCTCCCTTTTTTACTCGGGAATTCGTTAAAGAGATACTATTTAGAATATAAGGATTATACGTCGTACGACGAGTTAACTATCGTAGGCGGTACTAAGGTTTTATCCAAGCACATGGAGTGTCCTAGGCTACTGGTTAGGAGAACGGGCGATTTTTTATGCGTAAGCTATACGGAAGACCCACAATTAGTAGAAAGTACGATATATATTGTTGCGGGGCCGAAGCGAAGGGAATTGCTTTATTATCTAGGGCTTTTTAATTCGAGGCTCCTTACCTTCGTAGTAAGGCAAAGGATGATCACGAACCCCCAAGCTTTCCCCCAAATACTGATGACGGATTTAAAGGAATTGCCGTTCAAGGTGATAAACCCTTCCGTCCCCGCCGACGTCGCGCGGCACGACAAGATGGTGGCGTTGGTGGAGGAGATGCTCGAGCTGCACAAGCGCCTCGCCGCCGCCAAATCGGACGCCGACAAGCAGCGCCTCCAGCGCGCCATCGCCGCCACCGACCGCAAGATCGACGCGCTGGTCTACGTGCTGTACGGCCTGACGGAGGAAGAGATAAGGGTCGTTGAAACCGGCAAGTAA
- the uppS gene encoding polyprenyl diphosphate synthase: MEIINPLEELDEEELRARLEGAALPAHVAVIMDGNGRWARGRGLARIRGHQAGVKAVREAVTACREAGVKYLTLYAFSSENWERPELEVRALMRLLKNYLVGEREELTEKHIRLEAMGRLDRLPEDVRAELDKTMALTAPYDELTLTLALSYGGRAELADAVRALVTAGENDVDEATISRYLYAPGHPDPDLLVRTSGELRVSNFMLWEIAYAEIYVTNVLWPDFRARHMYAALLDYASRERRYGRVSAAGGGGG, translated from the coding sequence ATGGAAATAATTAACCCGTTGGAGGAGCTCGACGAGGAGGAGCTCCGCGCCCGCTTGGAGGGCGCCGCGCTGCCCGCCCACGTCGCCGTCATTATGGACGGCAACGGCCGCTGGGCGAGGGGCCGCGGCCTGGCTCGCATCCGCGGCCACCAGGCCGGCGTGAAGGCGGTGCGGGAGGCCGTGACCGCGTGCCGCGAGGCGGGAGTCAAGTACCTCACGCTGTACGCCTTCTCCAGCGAGAACTGGGAGCGGCCGGAGCTCGAGGTCCGCGCGCTGATGCGCCTTCTCAAGAACTACCTGGTCGGCGAACGCGAAGAGCTTACCGAGAAGCATATCCGGCTCGAGGCCATGGGTCGATTGGACCGTTTACCGGAGGACGTCCGCGCGGAGTTGGATAAGACGATGGCCTTGACGGCGCCGTACGACGAGCTGACGCTCACGCTCGCGCTCTCCTACGGCGGCCGGGCCGAGCTGGCGGACGCCGTGCGCGCGTTGGTCACCGCCGGCGAAAACGACGTCGACGAGGCGACGATTAGCCGGTACCTTTACGCGCCGGGCCACCCCGACCCGGACTTGCTGGTGCGGACGAGCGGCGAGTTGCGCGTTTCCAACTTCATGCTGTGGGAGATAGCGTACGCCGAGATCTACGTCACCAACGTTCTGTGGCCCGACTTCCGCGCCCGGCACATGTACGCGGCCTTGCTCGATTACGCGAGCCGCGAGCGACGGTACGGCCGGGTATCGGCGGCCGGGGGGGGCGGCGGCTAA
- the pyrH gene encoding UMP kinase, producing MGAAPKYKRVVLKLSGGAFAGEGGGGLEPSRVSFVAAEVADARAAGAQVAVVVGGGNVVRGREAAALGWPRAAVDYMGMLATGVNALALKEGLTQLGVPAAVLSAFDVGECCERYRRERALELLEEGATVIFAGGTGRPFFTTDTAAALRACELGADAVLKATDVAGVYDRDPKDRGDASLLTSLTYDEVIARNMAVMDAAAAALCRDHGIPLVVFYLYDAGNIGKIIKGEKLGTRVG from the coding sequence GTGGGCGCGGCCCCGAAATATAAGCGGGTTGTGTTGAAGCTGTCGGGCGGCGCGTTCGCCGGCGAGGGGGGCGGGGGGCTCGAGCCGTCGCGGGTGTCCTTCGTCGCGGCCGAGGTGGCCGACGCCCGGGCCGCGGGCGCCCAGGTGGCCGTGGTGGTGGGCGGCGGCAACGTCGTGCGGGGGCGCGAGGCCGCGGCGCTGGGGTGGCCCCGGGCGGCCGTGGACTACATGGGCATGCTCGCCACCGGCGTTAATGCGCTGGCGCTCAAAGAGGGCCTGACGCAGCTCGGCGTGCCGGCGGCGGTGCTGAGCGCCTTCGACGTCGGCGAATGCTGCGAGCGCTACCGGCGCGAACGCGCGCTCGAGCTGCTGGAAGAGGGCGCGACGGTCATATTCGCCGGCGGGACCGGCCGGCCGTTCTTCACGACGGACACCGCCGCGGCGCTGCGTGCCTGCGAGCTGGGCGCCGACGCGGTGCTGAAGGCCACCGACGTGGCCGGCGTCTACGACCGCGACCCGAAGGACCGCGGCGACGCGAGCTTGCTAACGTCGCTCACGTACGACGAGGTGATAGCGCGAAATATGGCGGTGATGGACGCCGCGGCCGCGGCGCTGTGCCGGGACCACGGCATCCCCCTCGTCGTTTTCTATTTGTATGACGCCGGCAATATTGGTAAAATAATAAAAGGAGAAAAACTCGGTACCCGCGTGGGGTGA
- the tsf gene encoding translation elongation factor Ts gives MAIDANEVKKLRDRTGAGMMDCKRALQECGGDHDRATEYLRVKGLAAAKKKAGRVTGEGVVVSYVHPGDKLGVLVEVNCETDFVARNDEFRAFVKDIAMHIAASDPMGVTSDDVPAETLGEERKIAAEQAREQGKPDNIVEKIVEGRLKKFITENTLLEQPFVKDPDKTVREFVEEAVAKFGENVVIARFSRFKLGE, from the coding sequence ATGGCGATCGATGCGAACGAGGTAAAGAAACTCCGCGACCGGACCGGCGCCGGCATGATGGACTGCAAACGCGCCCTGCAGGAGTGCGGCGGCGACCACGACCGGGCGACGGAGTACCTCCGCGTCAAGGGCCTGGCCGCGGCCAAGAAGAAGGCCGGCCGGGTCACCGGCGAGGGTGTCGTCGTCTCCTACGTCCACCCCGGCGACAAGCTGGGCGTGCTGGTGGAGGTCAACTGCGAGACCGACTTCGTGGCGCGCAACGACGAGTTCCGCGCCTTCGTCAAGGATATCGCGATGCACATCGCCGCCTCCGACCCTATGGGCGTGACGTCGGACGACGTGCCCGCGGAGACATTGGGAGAGGAACGAAAGATAGCCGCCGAGCAGGCCCGCGAGCAGGGCAAGCCGGATAACATAGTCGAGAAGATCGTCGAAGGCCGCTTAAAGAAGTTCATAACCGAGAACACGCTTCTCGAGCAGCCGTTCGTCAAGGACCCCGACAAGACGGTGCGGGAGTTCGTCGAGGAGGCCGTCGCGAAGTTCGGCGAAAACGTCGTCATCGCGAGGTTCTCCCGCTTCAAGTTGGGCGAGTGA
- a CDS encoding DUF4268 domain-containing protein, protein MIGKIERVPLREIWRREAKDFTSWLRNNIDVLNEVVDITLTSLETEKSAGAFSVDLVAEDEEKNTVIIENQLGKSDHDHLGKLVTYLTALEASYGIWIVADPRPEHITAVTWLNESTSASFYLIKIEAVRIGDSEPAPLLTIIVGPSEESREIGEIKKEKAERYKIRKRFWTGLLEKAKAKTQLHANIAPSEYSWVGTGAGKTGLGFNYTIKKNEGNVELYIDRGRDAEEENKKIFDELYRNKEKIEEDFGPPLDWERLDDRRASRIKKGVKTGGYANEDKWPEIQETLIDYMVRFEKALRPYINRLSI, encoded by the coding sequence ATGATCGGTAAAATAGAGAGGGTTCCCCTCCGCGAAATTTGGCGGCGAGAAGCGAAGGATTTCACTTCTTGGCTTAGGAATAATATTGACGTTTTAAACGAAGTAGTAGATATTACGCTAACCAGCTTAGAAACCGAAAAATCGGCGGGTGCTTTCAGCGTCGACCTTGTCGCCGAGGATGAAGAAAAAAATACGGTTATCATCGAAAACCAATTAGGGAAAAGCGACCACGACCACCTGGGGAAGCTCGTAACTTATTTAACGGCGCTAGAAGCTAGTTACGGTATCTGGATCGTTGCCGACCCTCGGCCGGAACATATAACGGCCGTTACTTGGCTTAACGAATCGACGTCCGCCTCGTTTTATTTAATAAAGATTGAAGCCGTCCGCATAGGTGATTCTGAGCCGGCGCCTTTATTAACAATAATCGTTGGGCCGAGCGAAGAAAGCCGCGAGATAGGGGAGATTAAAAAAGAAAAAGCCGAGAGGTACAAAATAAGGAAGCGCTTTTGGACAGGGCTGTTAGAGAAAGCTAAAGCAAAGACTCAATTACACGCTAACATAGCACCAAGTGAATATAGTTGGGTTGGAACCGGGGCAGGGAAAACCGGTTTGGGTTTCAATTATACTATAAAAAAGAACGAAGGTAACGTTGAACTATATATCGATAGAGGTAGAGACGCCGAAGAAGAAAATAAAAAGATTTTCGATGAGCTTTACCGAAATAAGGAAAAAATTGAAGAAGATTTCGGTCCCCCGTTAGATTGGGAACGCCTCGACGATAGACGCGCGAGTAGGATTAAAAAAGGGGTAAAAACCGGCGGTTATGCTAACGAGGATAAATGGCCAGAAATCCAGGAAACGCTAATCGATTATATGGTCAGGTTCGAAAAAGCGTTAAGGCCTTATATTAATAGATTGAGTATATAA
- the dxr gene encoding 1-deoxy-D-xylulose-5-phosphate reductoisomerase, which yields MVKRVAILGSTGSIGRNALDVVASLGDEVEVVGLAAGHNAELLARQARSFHVAAVGMNDERQARVLEPLAAEGVEVFAGDGAAANVATTPTADLVLVSVAGFAGLAPTLAALNAGKDVALANKESLVAGGKLVREAQRAAGVRIFPVDSEHAALAQCLEICRPDAVRRLILTASGGPFLGKSREEVANATPEQAVAHPVWDMGAKISVDSATLMNKGLEVIEAYWLFDMPWDRIDVLIHPQSVVHSLVELADGSFVAQFATADMRLPIQYALTYPERRAARFPTVALELATIGRLDFARPDPARFPCFGLALAAGRAGGLKPAVMNAADEVAVEKFLAGEIPFGALPEIIETTLAGAPDGDVGGYDDVARADRWARRRAEEVAAAVVGRT from the coding sequence ATGGTTAAACGCGTAGCCATACTGGGGTCCACCGGTTCCATAGGGCGGAACGCGCTCGACGTCGTCGCCTCGCTGGGCGACGAGGTCGAGGTGGTGGGGCTCGCCGCGGGGCACAACGCCGAGCTGTTGGCCCGCCAGGCGCGCTCCTTTCACGTCGCCGCCGTGGGGATGAACGACGAGCGGCAGGCGCGCGTGCTCGAGCCGCTGGCCGCGGAGGGCGTGGAGGTGTTCGCGGGCGACGGCGCCGCGGCCAACGTCGCGACGACGCCGACGGCGGACCTGGTCCTGGTCTCGGTCGCCGGGTTCGCCGGCCTCGCTCCCACCCTCGCCGCGTTGAACGCGGGCAAGGACGTGGCGCTCGCCAACAAGGAGTCGCTGGTCGCGGGCGGAAAGCTGGTGCGGGAGGCGCAGCGGGCCGCCGGCGTGCGCATCTTCCCGGTGGACAGCGAGCACGCGGCCCTGGCCCAGTGCCTCGAGATCTGCCGCCCCGACGCCGTCCGGCGGTTGATACTCACGGCCTCCGGCGGCCCGTTCCTGGGGAAGAGCCGGGAAGAAGTGGCGAACGCGACGCCGGAGCAGGCCGTGGCGCACCCGGTGTGGGATATGGGCGCCAAGATTTCGGTGGACTCCGCGACGCTTATGAACAAGGGTTTAGAGGTCATCGAGGCGTACTGGCTCTTCGACATGCCGTGGGACCGCATCGACGTCTTGATACATCCGCAGTCGGTGGTCCACTCGCTGGTCGAGCTGGCGGACGGCTCGTTCGTGGCGCAGTTCGCCACCGCGGACATGCGTCTGCCCATCCAGTACGCGCTTACGTACCCGGAGCGGCGCGCGGCGCGTTTCCCCACCGTGGCGCTCGAGCTCGCGACCATAGGCCGGCTCGACTTCGCCCGGCCGGACCCGGCGCGGTTTCCGTGCTTCGGCCTGGCCCTCGCCGCGGGGCGCGCCGGCGGCCTGAAACCCGCGGTAATGAACGCCGCCGACGAGGTGGCGGTCGAGAAATTCCTGGCGGGCGAAATCCCCTTCGGCGCGCTGCCGGAGATCATCGAGACCACGCTGGCCGGCGCCCCGGACGGCGACGTAGGCGGCTACGATGACGTCGCCCGGGCGGACCGGTGGGCGCGGCGCCGGGCGGAGGAGGTCGCCGCGGCGGTCGTGGGTCGTACTTAG
- the frr gene encoding ribosome recycling factor: protein MESSAAATGRELGSIRTGRASVALLDRIYVDSYGQRMPLKQVATVSVPDARTIVVQPWDKSIIKDVERAIYQSGLGLTPTNDGNIIRIHIPPLTEERRQELVKLVKKLAEEGKVSVRRVRGDANKNIKAAEKEGEISEDDAQRLMDKIQELTDSYIERVDALFEAKEEEILEI from the coding sequence ATGGAGAGCTCGGCGGCCGCGACCGGCCGCGAGCTCGGGTCCATCCGGACCGGCCGCGCGTCGGTCGCCTTGCTCGACCGCATCTACGTCGATTCGTACGGCCAGCGCATGCCCCTCAAGCAGGTGGCCACGGTCTCGGTACCGGACGCCCGCACCATCGTCGTCCAACCGTGGGACAAGTCCATAATCAAGGACGTGGAGCGGGCGATATACCAGTCCGGCCTCGGCCTCACTCCCACCAACGACGGCAACATAATCCGGATACACATCCCGCCGTTGACGGAGGAGCGCCGCCAGGAACTAGTGAAACTCGTGAAGAAGCTGGCCGAGGAGGGCAAGGTCTCCGTCCGGCGGGTACGCGGCGACGCCAACAAGAACATCAAGGCCGCCGAGAAAGAAGGCGAAATTTCCGAAGACGACGCGCAGCGTCTTATGGATAAGATACAGGAGTTAACGGATAGTTATATCGAGCGGGTTGACGCCCTCTTTGAAGCGAAGGAAGAAGAGATCCTGGAGATATAG
- the rplM gene encoding 50S ribosomal protein L13, whose protein sequence is MELRAVNERTYIPKEDDIERRWFVVDADGKVLGRLATRIAQIVRGKEKVYFTPHLDAGDFVVVVNAEKVRVTGNKLRDKIYYRHSGYVGNLKEEPLARLMARKPEWVIMHAVRGMLPKNRLGRKLLKKVKVYRGPSHPHAAQKPLPLEV, encoded by the coding sequence ATGGAGCTACGAGCGGTGAACGAGCGAACCTATATCCCGAAGGAAGACGACATCGAGCGGCGCTGGTTCGTCGTCGACGCCGACGGCAAGGTCCTGGGGCGGTTGGCGACGCGCATCGCGCAGATAGTACGCGGCAAGGAGAAGGTGTACTTCACGCCCCACCTCGACGCCGGCGACTTCGTCGTGGTCGTGAACGCCGAGAAGGTCCGCGTAACGGGCAACAAGCTGCGCGACAAGATCTACTACCGGCACTCGGGCTACGTAGGCAACCTCAAGGAAGAGCCGCTCGCCCGTTTGATGGCGCGTAAGCCGGAGTGGGTAATCATGCACGCGGTGCGCGGTATGCTCCCCAAGAACCGGCTGGGCCGCAAGCTGCTGAAGAAGGTCAAGGTCTACCGCGGCCCGAGTCACCCCCACGCCGCCCAGAAGCCGCTGCCGCTCGAGGTTTAG
- the rpsI gene encoding 30S ribosomal protein S9, protein MEVKKHYATGRRKSSVARVWLWPGEGNLVVNRKPLEQYFTLESWRADIAKPFEVTATTGKFDVFSTVKGGGITGQRGALRHGIARALEQVDGSYRSALKKAGLLTRDPRVKERKKYGQPGARKRFQFSKR, encoded by the coding sequence TTGGAAGTGAAGAAACATTACGCCACGGGCCGACGCAAGTCGTCGGTAGCGCGCGTCTGGCTTTGGCCCGGCGAGGGCAACCTGGTCGTCAACCGCAAGCCGCTCGAGCAGTACTTCACGCTCGAGAGCTGGCGGGCGGACATTGCGAAGCCGTTCGAGGTCACGGCCACCACAGGCAAATTCGACGTCTTCTCGACGGTGAAGGGCGGCGGCATCACCGGCCAGCGCGGCGCGCTGCGGCACGGCATCGCCCGGGCGCTGGAGCAGGTGGACGGCTCCTACCGCTCGGCGCTCAAGAAGGCGGGCCTGCTTACCCGCGACCCGCGGGTGAAGGAACGCAAGAAGTACGGCCAGCCGGGCGCTCGCAAGCGGTTCCAATTCTCGAAGCGCTAA